Proteins encoded within one genomic window of Prochlorococcus marinus str. MIT 9515:
- a CDS encoding O-acetylhomoserine aminocarboxypropyltransferase/cysteine synthase family protein: MSNQKFETLQLHAGQEPDPTTNSRAVPIYQTSSYVFDNAEHGANLFGLKEFGNIYTRLMNPTTDVFEKRMAALEGGMAALATSSGQAAQFLAIVNCMKAGDNFVSTSFLYGGTFNQFKVQFPRLGIEVKFAEGDSVDSFKEKIDDKTKAIYVESMGNPRFNIPDFEGLSNLAKENGIPLIVDNTLGAGGALIKPIDFGADIVVESATKWIGGHGTSIGGVIVDAGTFDWGNGKFPLMSEPSAAYHGLVHWDAFGFGSDICKSLGVPDNRNIAFALRARLECLRDWGPAQSPFNSFLLLQGLETLSLRIERQTSNALELAKWLDSNPQVTSVNFPGLESDPYHTRAKKYTTGRGMGCMLMFSLNGGYDNAVKFIDSLELASHLANVGDSKTLVIHPASTTHQQLSEEEQLSAGVTPTMVRVSVGIEHIDDIKADFEQALTKIT; the protein is encoded by the coding sequence TTGAGTAACCAAAAGTTCGAGACTCTTCAGTTACATGCAGGCCAAGAGCCTGATCCAACTACTAACTCCAGAGCTGTACCTATCTATCAGACAAGTTCTTACGTTTTTGATAACGCAGAACATGGAGCTAATCTTTTTGGATTAAAAGAATTTGGAAATATCTATACAAGACTCATGAACCCCACAACTGATGTCTTCGAAAAAAGGATGGCAGCTTTAGAAGGCGGTATGGCTGCATTGGCAACTTCATCAGGTCAAGCTGCTCAATTCCTTGCAATAGTCAATTGCATGAAAGCAGGGGATAATTTTGTTTCTACTTCCTTTTTGTATGGTGGAACTTTTAATCAATTTAAAGTTCAATTCCCTAGGTTGGGAATAGAAGTTAAATTTGCTGAGGGAGATAGTGTTGATAGTTTTAAAGAGAAAATAGATGATAAAACTAAAGCAATTTATGTTGAATCAATGGGAAATCCTAGATTCAACATACCCGATTTTGAGGGCCTTTCTAATTTGGCTAAGGAAAATGGTATTCCTTTAATTGTTGACAATACTCTTGGTGCAGGAGGCGCTTTAATTAAACCAATTGATTTTGGTGCAGATATTGTTGTAGAAAGCGCAACTAAATGGATAGGAGGACATGGAACTAGTATCGGAGGAGTAATAGTTGATGCTGGAACTTTTGATTGGGGAAATGGAAAATTCCCACTTATGAGTGAACCAAGCGCTGCCTATCATGGTTTGGTACATTGGGATGCATTTGGATTTGGGAGTGATATATGTAAATCTTTAGGTGTCCCTGACAATAGAAATATAGCTTTTGCCTTGAGAGCTAGGCTGGAGTGTCTAAGAGATTGGGGCCCGGCTCAAAGTCCTTTTAATTCTTTTTTATTATTACAAGGCTTAGAAACTTTAAGTTTAAGAATAGAGAGACAAACTTCTAACGCGCTTGAGTTGGCAAAATGGTTAGATTCAAACCCTCAAGTTACCAGCGTTAATTTCCCTGGTTTGGAATCCGATCCCTATCATACAAGAGCAAAAAAATACACTACAGGCAGAGGTATGGGATGTATGCTTATGTTCTCTTTAAATGGCGGATATGACAACGCCGTTAAATTTATTGACTCATTAGAATTAGCTAGTCATCTTGCTAATGTTGGAGACTCTAAAACTTTAGTTATTCACCCTGCCTCCACAACACATCAGCAATTATCAGAGGAAGAACAATTATCAGCAGGTGTTACTCCAACAATGGTAAGAGTATCTGTTGGGATAGAGCATATTGATGATATAAAAGCAGATTTTGAACAGGCGCTTACAAAAATTACTTAA
- a CDS encoding homoserine O-succinyltransferase, whose amino-acid sequence MALIIPSNYHKISDVEKNHISWIEPELAERQDIRPLRIGILNIMPLGKQYEFNLLHPLGLSPLQIEPVWIKLKTHSYKTWDLNHLKNLYTTWEEANDPEPLDGVIITGAPVEHLAFEEVKYWDEFVNITNEARNLCASTLGLCWAGFALAYLAGVNKKVFDRKLFGVFPLKSLVPGHPLMGTQDDEFICPQSRFAGLPDLEMEEAQKEGKLNLLAYGKDVGYTIFETKDQKQFMHLGHPEYTVHRIISEINRDKEKGDVPPPVNFDINCSNTSWRSHRNLLFQQWLWFCYQQVSLN is encoded by the coding sequence TTGGCTTTAATAATACCTAGCAATTATCACAAGATTAGTGATGTTGAGAAAAATCATATTTCTTGGATTGAACCGGAATTGGCAGAAAGACAGGATATACGTCCATTAAGGATTGGTATTCTAAATATCATGCCTCTTGGTAAGCAATATGAATTTAATTTATTACATCCTCTTGGGTTGTCTCCTCTTCAAATTGAGCCTGTTTGGATAAAATTGAAAACTCATTCATATAAAACATGGGATCTTAACCATTTAAAAAATCTTTATACAACATGGGAGGAGGCAAATGATCCGGAACCATTAGATGGGGTAATTATTACCGGAGCACCAGTAGAGCATTTAGCCTTTGAAGAAGTTAAATACTGGGATGAATTCGTAAATATTACTAATGAAGCAAGAAATTTATGTGCAAGCACTCTTGGATTGTGTTGGGCTGGATTTGCGCTAGCTTATTTAGCGGGTGTTAATAAGAAAGTATTTGATAGGAAATTATTTGGAGTATTCCCATTGAAGAGCCTTGTTCCCGGTCATCCTTTAATGGGCACGCAAGATGATGAATTTATCTGTCCACAAAGTAGATTTGCAGGGTTGCCTGATCTTGAAATGGAAGAAGCTCAAAAAGAAGGAAAATTAAATTTGCTTGCATATGGAAAAGATGTCGGTTACACAATATTTGAAACCAAAGATCAGAAACAATTTATGCACTTAGGACATCCTGAATATACAGTTCATAGAATTATTAGCGAAATTAACAGAGATAAAGAAAAGGGAGATGTACCTCCTCCTGTGAATTTTGACATTAATTGTTCAAATACATCTTGGAGATCTCATCGGAATCTCCTTTTCCAGCAATGGCTATGGTTTTGTTATCAGCAAGTTAGTCTAAATTAA
- a CDS encoding SulP family inorganic anion transporter: MSNFTKYLSKNWLDDPKSNILSGLVVAFAMIPEAIAFSGIAGVDPKVGLYGAFCLSITIAILGGRRGMITSATGSTALLMTGVVSIGEAQAPGTNLGLSYLIAAGLLTGVFQILWGYLRLAYQMRFVPTGVLSGFVNALALLIFQAQFLQLGIGINEGKLLENELTKYPTISQVPTVWILVIFGLIIIYGFPKITKVIPSQLVAIVLLTFTSLFFQLDIPTVSDLGTLPNGFPSFSLPFGELENGKVPFNLSTLGVILPTSLAISLVGLMETFLTQDILDDATDTSSNKNKEARGQGIANLISSLFGGMAGCALVGQSVMNNENGGKSRLSTLTSGLSLLLMIILLKPWIGAIPMAALVAIMITIAISTADLNGLKNIRKIPKSDTAVMLMTFAVTMLTKPHNLALGVIAGVGLAAILFSRKVAKVITVSKVKDKDKNQITYKVEGQLFFVSKIYFLQGFDIHEHPKNILIDMSLAHIWDQSGVVALDQIIRKFKNSGSKVDIIGLNKESLNLFERLGGLETSH, from the coding sequence ATGTCAAATTTCACCAAATATTTATCTAAAAATTGGTTAGATGATCCAAAATCTAATATTCTTTCGGGTTTAGTAGTAGCTTTTGCAATGATTCCTGAAGCAATTGCTTTTTCAGGAATAGCTGGTGTTGATCCAAAAGTCGGACTTTATGGCGCATTCTGCCTATCTATAACAATCGCGATTCTTGGTGGCAGGAGGGGTATGATCACCTCCGCCACAGGCTCAACAGCTCTTTTAATGACTGGAGTTGTCTCTATTGGAGAGGCTCAGGCTCCTGGGACAAATCTTGGTCTTTCCTATTTAATAGCGGCAGGACTATTAACCGGTGTTTTTCAAATACTCTGGGGATATCTAAGACTGGCTTATCAAATGAGGTTTGTTCCAACAGGTGTACTAAGCGGCTTTGTAAATGCACTTGCATTATTAATATTTCAAGCCCAATTCCTTCAATTGGGTATTGGGATCAATGAAGGGAAACTATTAGAAAATGAACTCACAAAATATCCGACAATTAGTCAAGTACCTACAGTATGGATACTTGTAATTTTTGGATTAATCATTATTTACGGATTTCCCAAAATAACAAAAGTAATCCCTTCTCAATTAGTTGCTATTGTTTTGCTTACTTTTACAAGTTTATTTTTCCAATTAGATATTCCTACTGTTAGTGATTTAGGCACTTTACCAAATGGCTTTCCAAGTTTTTCATTACCATTTGGGGAATTAGAGAATGGGAAAGTACCTTTCAACCTTTCAACGTTAGGAGTCATTTTGCCCACATCGCTAGCCATCTCGCTAGTAGGTTTGATGGAAACATTCTTAACTCAAGATATATTAGATGACGCCACGGATACTAGTTCCAATAAAAATAAAGAAGCTAGAGGACAAGGGATAGCAAATCTAATATCCTCTTTATTTGGAGGAATGGCGGGCTGTGCGCTCGTAGGACAATCAGTTATGAATAATGAGAATGGAGGCAAATCTAGGTTGTCAACATTAACTTCAGGTTTGTCATTACTGTTGATGATAATTCTATTAAAACCATGGATAGGAGCAATCCCCATGGCTGCTTTAGTAGCAATAATGATCACGATTGCTATAAGTACGGCTGATTTAAATGGTTTAAAGAATATTAGAAAGATACCAAAGAGTGACACGGCAGTAATGCTTATGACTTTTGCGGTTACGATGCTTACAAAACCACATAATCTTGCTCTTGGTGTAATAGCAGGAGTTGGTTTAGCCGCAATACTCTTTAGCAGGAAAGTTGCAAAGGTTATTACGGTTTCAAAAGTTAAAGATAAAGATAAAAACCAAATAACATACAAAGTTGAGGGTCAATTATTTTTTGTAAGCAAAATTTATTTTCTACAGGGATTCGATATTCATGAACACCCGAAAAATATTTTAATTGATATGTCTTTAGCTCATATTTGGGATCAGAGTGGAGTTGTTGCTTTAGATCAAATTATAAGAAAATTCAAAAATAGCGGTTCAAAAGTTGACATTATTGGTTTAAATAAAGAGAGTTTGAACTTATTTGAAAGACTAGGAGGTCTCGAGACCTCTCACTAA